From a region of the Salvelinus alpinus chromosome 2, SLU_Salpinus.1, whole genome shotgun sequence genome:
- the LOC139568784 gene encoding microtubule-associated proteins 1A/1B light chain 3C-like: MMPPFEKPQHPKSFKQRKSFATRKQEVAGIRTKFPTKIPVIIERYQREKYLPPLDKTKFLVPQELSMTQFVTIIRNRMSLMQSQAFYLLINNSGLASMSLTMAQVYKDHKDDDGFLYMTYASQEMFGNCVEIHEESLPIAGNV; the protein is encoded by the exons ATGATGCCTCCATTTGAGAAACCACAGCACCCCAAGTCCTTCAAGCAGAGAAAAAGCTTTG CCACGAGAAAACAGGAGGTCGCGGGGATCCGAACAAAGTTTCCAACTAAAATTCCG GTGATAATTGAAAGGTATCAACGGGAGAAGTACTTGCCGCCTCTTGATAAAACGAAATTCCTGGTCCCCCAAGAACTGTCCATGACTCAGTTTGTCACCATTATAAG AAATCGTATGTCTCTGATGCAGAGTCAAGCGTTCTACCTGCTCATCAATAATAGTGGCCTGGCCAGCATGTCTCTTACCATGGCGCAAGTCTACAAGGACCATAAAGATGACGATGGCTTTCTCTACATGACCTATGCTTCTCAAGAAATGTTTGGTAATTGTGTTGAAATCCATGAGGAGTCATTGCCAATTGCTGGAAATGTTTGA